The DNA region TGTCCGGCGGGCATGTGCTCCGGCACGTTGCAGCAGCGGCACTCTCTCTGGTTCTCCTCACGGGCGTTGCCGCGCCCGCGTTCGGTGCGCCCACGAACGCCGCAATCCAATCCAAGCGCAAGCAGGCCGACGCTGCGCAGACCAAGCTCGATGACCTCCAAACGCAACTCGAGATGCGCTACGAGGAACTCGCACAGATTGAAGACTCGCTGACTCAGACGCGTCAGCGCATCTCGGTCACGCAGGCGCAACTCGATGCCGCTACTACGCAGCTCCAGCAGTCACAGGCGCAACTCGATGACCGCGCGATGTCGATCTACCGCAACGGGCAGGTCGACATGGTCGAGGTGTTCGTTGGAGCCACCAGCTTCAGCGATCTGATCACACGCCTGGATCTGATGCGTCGGATAGGGCGCAGCGATGCGGCGCTCGTGCTAGCGGTAAAGGATGCCCGGTCGAGCGTCTCGGCTGCCGAGTCGGCGCTCGAGTCGCGCGAAGCCGAGCAGGTCGCGCTTCGCGATCAGGCGCGGATCAAGCAGACTGAGTACCAGAGCGCCTACGAGGACCAGAAGGCGTACTTCGCGACCCTCAACTCGCAGCTCAAGCAGCTGATCAACGACGAACGCATACGCCAGGAGAAGCTCGCCGCCGCGCGTGCCGCGGCGGCCGCTGCCAAGCTCGAGGCGGCTGCCAAGAGCACGGCGACGAGCTTGCCGTTCGATCAGAGCAAGCTGGGTGCGCCTCACCCGGACGCACTCGTCGAGGCCAAGAAGTACCTCGGCGTGCCGTACCTTTGGGGCGGGACGACGCCATCGGGCTTCGACTGCTCGGGGCTGATGCAGTACGTCTATCAGAAGATACGCATCAATCTGCCGCGCACGAGCCGCGAGCAGTTCCACGCAGGCGCATATATCCCGCCGAATCGACTTGACCTGCTCGCGCCGGGCGACCTGGTCTTCTTCGGCTACAACGGCGACCCGACGCAGATTCATCACGTCGGTATGTACGCAGGCAACGGCGACTTCCTCCAGGCTCCGCAGACCGGAGACCACGTGCGCATCTCATCACTGACGGGCCGCATCGAGGCCAGAGGTGACTACGTCGGTGCAGTGCGTCCCTAGAGTCCTCCTCGAGTGCAGATCAGGCAGCACCGAGCCGGAGTCCTCCATGCGCGATACGGGGCCTCCACGGGCCCCTCAGCGCGTCAAAAGGCGCCTCTAAGCTGTGATATCATTCGCCTACCTGCCGAGCGGGGATCCGAGGCGAGAGGACGCACGTGAGCCGTAGCTTGCTTTCAGGCAATGAGGCGGTGGCTCAGGGTGCGTGGGAGGCCGGCGCCGCTGTCGGCGTCGGATACCCGGGAACTCCGTCCACAGAGACGTTGCAGTTCTTCGCCAAGCTTCCCGATGTGTACGCGGAGTGGGCTCCCAACGAGAAGGTGGCGCTCGAGGTAGCGGCCGGTGTTTCGCTCGCTGGCGCCCGGTCGCTTGTCACGATGAAGCACGTTGGCCTCAACGTCGCGTCCGATCCGCTCTTTACGCTGGCCTACACAGGGGTCAAGGGCGGACTCGTCATTCTCGTGGCCGACGACCCCGGGATGCACTCGTCGCAAAACGAGCAGGACTCGCACAACTACGCGGCGTTTGCCCGCGTTCCCATGCTCGACCCCTCAGACTCCGTCGAGGCGCGCGCCTTCACACGCGAGGCCTTCGACCTCTCGGAGAAGTTCGACACTCCCGTGTTCGTCCGCTCGACGGTACGGGTCAGCCACGCCAAGTCGCTCGTCGAGACGGGCAAGCGCGCCGTCCTCGCGGCCCCGGTGCCCTACAAGACCGACCCGATGAAGTGGGTCATGATGCCCGGCATGGCGAAGCTTCGCCGAGTAGACCTCGACCGCAGGTTGATGGAGATCGAGTCGTTCGCTGAGGACACGCAGCTCAATCGCGTTGAATACCGCGACCGCAAGGTGGGCATCGTCTGCGCCGGGGCTATCTACGAGCACGTTCGGGAGGCGCTGCCCGAGGCTTCGACCTTCAAGCTCGGCATGACGTTCCCACTTCCCCCCAAACGTCTCGCCGAGTTCGCCAAGCAGGTCGACGAGCTCTTCGTCGTTGAGGAGGCCGACGCCTACCTCGCGCGCTCGTTGCGCGCCATGGGCCTTACGCCGACGCCGCTGCCGCTGCTCCCGGCCGCCGGTGAGCTGAGCCCCGGCGCAATTCGACGTGCGTTCGGTCTGCCCGACCCCGAGCTGCGCGAAGCGGACGATTCGCTTCCACCGCGCCCGCCGCTCATGTGCCCGGGCTGCCCGCACCGGCCCGTGTTCAACGCGCTGCGCAAGAACAAAGCGGTTGTGACCGGCGATATCGGCTGCTACACCCTTGGAGCGCTGCGGCCATTGGCCTCCATGGACACCTGCGTGGACATGGGCGCTTCTATCGGCATGGCGCATGGCGCCGAGCTTATCGGAGGCTTTGAGGGTCGTCCTGTCGTCGCGGTCATCGGCGACTCGACATTTGCGCACTCAGGGATAACCGGCCTGATGAACACGGTCTACAACGGAGGCGTCGGCACGATAGCGATCTTGGACAACCGCATCACTGCGATGACGGGCCATCAGGGCAATCCGATGAACGGCATTACTCTGCAGGAGCGGCCATCGCACGAGGTCGACCTGGTGGGGCTGGTCAAGGCGTTGGGAGTGAACCGCGTCAGGGTCGTGGATCCTCAAGACGTCGATGCGTGCGTCGCCGCAATCGCCGAGGAGACCGCAGCCAACGAGCTGTCGGTCATCGTGTTCCGGGCACCCTGTGCGCTGCTGATCAAGACCAAGGAAGACCCGTACGCGGTCGATGAGGATGCGTGCACCAAGTGTGGTATCTGCATCAAACTCGGCTGTCCGGCCATAGGCAAGGACGAGCAGACTTCGCGCGCCTACATCGACACCTCCGTCTGCGTGGGATGCGGGCAATGCGTGCAGGTGTGCAAGTACAACGCGATCGTTCACTCGGGGCCCTCCTGCGACTTCAAGGGGGCGGATGTCCGATGAGCACCACGACAGTCATGCTGTGTGGCGTAGGCGGCCAAGGCACGATTCTCGCCGCCGATCTTCTCGCGAAGGTCGCTGCTGCGGCGGGTCTCGAGGTCAAGCTCTCTGAGGTTCACGGTATGTCGCAGCGTGGCGGCAGCGTCGACACGGTCGTCAAGTTCGGCGAAGAAGTGTTCTCGCCTGTGACCGACCCCGGGATGGTCGACCACCTCGTCGCGTTCGAGATCATCGAGGCGATGCGACGCGTCCAGTACGTCAGGCCTGGCGGAAGGCTCTTGGTAAACCCGACGGCGATCCAACCACTGCCGGTGCTGACGGCGGATCTCCCGGTTCCGCGTGGGCTGAGGGCGATTCTCGATGATGAGGGTGCCATCTTCATCGACGCCGACGAGCTGGCCTGCGAGGCAGGTTCGCCCAAGTCGGCGAACGTTGTTCTCATGGGGGCTTTGTCTGTGCGCCTGCCGTTCGAAGAGGCGTTGTGGCGCGACGTCATCACCCACCGGGTTCCGCCCAAGACCGTAGAAGCCA from Coriobacteriia bacterium includes:
- a CDS encoding NlpC/P60 family protein; translated protein: MSGGHVLRHVAAAALSLVLLTGVAAPAFGAPTNAAIQSKRKQADAAQTKLDDLQTQLEMRYEELAQIEDSLTQTRQRISVTQAQLDAATTQLQQSQAQLDDRAMSIYRNGQVDMVEVFVGATSFSDLITRLDLMRRIGRSDAALVLAVKDARSSVSAAESALESREAEQVALRDQARIKQTEYQSAYEDQKAYFATLNSQLKQLINDERIRQEKLAAARAAAAAAKLEAAAKSTATSLPFDQSKLGAPHPDALVEAKKYLGVPYLWGGTTPSGFDCSGLMQYVYQKIRINLPRTSREQFHAGAYIPPNRLDLLAPGDLVFFGYNGDPTQIHHVGMYAGNGDFLQAPQTGDHVRISSLTGRIEARGDYVGAVRP
- a CDS encoding thiamine pyrophosphate-dependent enzyme; its protein translation is MSRSLLSGNEAVAQGAWEAGAAVGVGYPGTPSTETLQFFAKLPDVYAEWAPNEKVALEVAAGVSLAGARSLVTMKHVGLNVASDPLFTLAYTGVKGGLVILVADDPGMHSSQNEQDSHNYAAFARVPMLDPSDSVEARAFTREAFDLSEKFDTPVFVRSTVRVSHAKSLVETGKRAVLAAPVPYKTDPMKWVMMPGMAKLRRVDLDRRLMEIESFAEDTQLNRVEYRDRKVGIVCAGAIYEHVREALPEASTFKLGMTFPLPPKRLAEFAKQVDELFVVEEADAYLARSLRAMGLTPTPLPLLPAAGELSPGAIRRAFGLPDPELREADDSLPPRPPLMCPGCPHRPVFNALRKNKAVVTGDIGCYTLGALRPLASMDTCVDMGASIGMAHGAELIGGFEGRPVVAVIGDSTFAHSGITGLMNTVYNGGVGTIAILDNRITAMTGHQGNPMNGITLQERPSHEVDLVGLVKALGVNRVRVVDPQDVDACVAAIAEETAANELSVIVFRAPCALLIKTKEDPYAVDEDACTKCGICIKLGCPAIGKDEQTSRAYIDTSVCVGCGQCVQVCKYNAIVHSGPSCDFKGADVR
- a CDS encoding indolepyruvate oxidoreductase subunit beta, with the protein product MSTTTVMLCGVGGQGTILAADLLAKVAAAAGLEVKLSEVHGMSQRGGSVDTVVKFGEEVFSPVTDPGMVDHLVAFEIIEAMRRVQYVRPGGRLLVNPTAIQPLPVLTADLPVPRGLRAILDDEGAIFIDADELACEAGSPKSANVVLMGALSVRLPFEEALWRDVITHRVPPKTVEANLLAFALGRQACERGECAL